One segment of Coffea arabica cultivar ET-39 chromosome 7c, Coffea Arabica ET-39 HiFi, whole genome shotgun sequence DNA contains the following:
- the LOC113697773 gene encoding eukaryotic initiation factor 4A-13-like isoform X2 — MEQSRYLPEGIIHRILRFLGATDQARVCVLSKDWLHAWQTYPAPTFSDQPLRCLFQQALGRGDEECEKYCRQGRLKFQDHVKRTLLNYKGEHIQELTLDIYHIGDEDSAATLDKLLEIAMEKGMAGIAPVGSQLDARECDAKMTELPNADGEDFLTSNDEVYDSFESMGLQENLLRGIYAYGVEKPSPVQQRGLVPFCKGLDVIQQAQSGSGKTATLCLGILQQLDYNAVDCQALVLVPSPELARKTERVMHSLGNYLGVKVCACEGCDRVPEDQGNFSHGVHVVVGSPDCVFDMLRRQSLRPDYVKTVVLNQADEMISRGFKNKIYDIFQLLAPKIQVGVFLATMPPEALEITRKLMNKPVRILVKLGEFTPEREEMKLETLSGLSQTDEAAMCWLDKRCRLWKPKNIITKGKLVNKKILD; from the exons ATGGAACAATCAAGATACTTGCCTGAAGGCATCATCCATCGTATATTACGTTTTCTCGGTGCCACCGACCAAGCCCGAGTTTGTGTTCTATCTAAAGACTGGCTCCACGCATGGCAGACGTACCCTGCCCCGACGTTTTCCGATCAGCCATTAAGATGTCTGTTTCAACAAGCACTTGGAAGGGGCGATGAGGAGTGCGAGAAATACTGCAGACAGGGTAGATTAAAATTCCAGGATCATGTAAAGAGAACTTTGCTAAATTACAAAGGAGAACATATACAGGAACTTACACTCGACATTTACCATATAGGTGATGAAGATTCTGCTGCCACCCTAGACAAATTGCTCGAAATAGCCATGGAAAAAG GCATGGCTGGCATTGCACCAGTGGGATCCCAACTTGATGCACGTGAATGTGATGCCAAAATGACTGAGTT GCCTAATGCTGATGGAGAGGATTTTTTAACTTCGAATGATGAGGTCTATGACAGTTTTGAGTCCATGGGTTTGCAGGAGAACCTTCTCAGGGGCATTTATGCTTATG GTGTTGAAAAGCCATCTCCTGTTCAACAAAGGGGACTTGTTCCCTTCTGCAAGGGACTAGATGTCATTCAGCAGGCACAGTCTGGATCTGGAAAGACAGCAACTCTATGCTTAGGAATCCTCCAGCAGCTAGACTACAATGCGGTTGACTGTCAGGCACTTGTTCTTGTCCCCAGCCCTGAGCTTGCCAGGAAAACTGAGAGGGTTATGCATTCTCTAGGTAACTATCTTGGCGTGAAGGTTTGTGCTTGCGAGGGATGTGACCGTGTTCCTGAGGATCAGGGCAATTTTTCCCATGGGGTTCACGTTGTTGTTGGCAGTCCTGACTGTGTATTTGACATGTTGAGGAGACAGTCACTCAGGCCTGATTATGTCAAAACGGTTGTGCTGAATCAAGCTGATGAAATGATTTCCAGAGGTTTCAAGAATAAG ATTTATGATATTTTCCAGCTTTTGGCACCCAAGATTCAGGTTGGTGTATTCTTAGCTACAATGCCCCCTGAGGCCTTGGAAATCACAAGGAAGTTAATGAATAAACCTGTAAGGATTCTGGTGAAGCTTGGCGAGTTCACTCCTGAAAGGGAGGAAATGAAGCTTGAAACACTGTCTGGTCTTTCCCAGACTGATGAAGCAGCTATGTGCTGGTTGGATAAGCGTTGCCGTCTTTGGAAGCCTAAGAATATTATTACAAAGGGGAAACTTGTAAACAAGAAAATTCTGGATTAA
- the LOC113697773 gene encoding eukaryotic initiation factor 4A-13-like isoform X3 encodes MEQSRYLPEGIIHRILRFLGATDQARVCVLSKDWLHAWQTYPAPTFSDQPLRCLFQQALGRGDEECEKYCRQGDEDSAATLDKLLEIAMEKGMAGIAPVGSQLDARECDAKMTELPNADGEDFLTSNDEVYDSFESMGLQENLLRGIYAYGVEKPSPVQQRGLVPFCKGLDVIQQAQSGSGKTATLCLGILQQLDYNAVDCQALVLVPSPELARKTERVMHSLGNYLGVKVCACEGCDRVPEDQGNFSHGVHVVVGSPDCVFDMLRRQSLRPDYVKTVVLNQADEMISRGFKNKIYDIFQLLAPKIQVGVFLATMPPEALEITRKLMNKPVRILVKLGEFTPEREEMKLETLSGLSQTDEAAMCWLDKRCRLWKPKNIITKGKLVNKKILD; translated from the exons ATGGAACAATCAAGATACTTGCCTGAAGGCATCATCCATCGTATATTACGTTTTCTCGGTGCCACCGACCAAGCCCGAGTTTGTGTTCTATCTAAAGACTGGCTCCACGCATGGCAGACGTACCCTGCCCCGACGTTTTCCGATCAGCCATTAAGATGTCTGTTTCAACAAGCACTTGGAAGGGGCGATGAGGAGTGCGAGAAATACTGCAGACAGG GTGATGAAGATTCTGCTGCCACCCTAGACAAATTGCTCGAAATAGCCATGGAAAAAG GCATGGCTGGCATTGCACCAGTGGGATCCCAACTTGATGCACGTGAATGTGATGCCAAAATGACTGAGTT GCCTAATGCTGATGGAGAGGATTTTTTAACTTCGAATGATGAGGTCTATGACAGTTTTGAGTCCATGGGTTTGCAGGAGAACCTTCTCAGGGGCATTTATGCTTATG GTGTTGAAAAGCCATCTCCTGTTCAACAAAGGGGACTTGTTCCCTTCTGCAAGGGACTAGATGTCATTCAGCAGGCACAGTCTGGATCTGGAAAGACAGCAACTCTATGCTTAGGAATCCTCCAGCAGCTAGACTACAATGCGGTTGACTGTCAGGCACTTGTTCTTGTCCCCAGCCCTGAGCTTGCCAGGAAAACTGAGAGGGTTATGCATTCTCTAGGTAACTATCTTGGCGTGAAGGTTTGTGCTTGCGAGGGATGTGACCGTGTTCCTGAGGATCAGGGCAATTTTTCCCATGGGGTTCACGTTGTTGTTGGCAGTCCTGACTGTGTATTTGACATGTTGAGGAGACAGTCACTCAGGCCTGATTATGTCAAAACGGTTGTGCTGAATCAAGCTGATGAAATGATTTCCAGAGGTTTCAAGAATAAG ATTTATGATATTTTCCAGCTTTTGGCACCCAAGATTCAGGTTGGTGTATTCTTAGCTACAATGCCCCCTGAGGCCTTGGAAATCACAAGGAAGTTAATGAATAAACCTGTAAGGATTCTGGTGAAGCTTGGCGAGTTCACTCCTGAAAGGGAGGAAATGAAGCTTGAAACACTGTCTGGTCTTTCCCAGACTGATGAAGCAGCTATGTGCTGGTTGGATAAGCGTTGCCGTCTTTGGAAGCCTAAGAATATTATTACAAAGGGGAAACTTGTAAACAAGAAAATTCTGGATTAA
- the LOC113697773 gene encoding uncharacterized protein isoform X1 produces MRHEIRKSLIFAVDAPSLESLSISYFGRTWRVLQLPASQNLRELVLLNTYITNTFFNDWPSIFPRLEILELHHCHGFQNINLRSHSLKHIRFSFAAESLVELDAPNIIDMKISVSAETMQKVSFKGALPRQCVSDLCIIPCYWSSIDVSWFMKLNELLSNLNPSKISLHICCASPLSEHASFEGIPTFDAHPVDIEHLDLTESRADLPRYLTFLDGLFWACRPKHFVLHWLTPLAYLPVKIFFYKKFITDQRSRVFSNWTHTLSFWQHYLKKTEIHFYDMTGKKCGQQDYLHWQKVSKIILHLDWSASSNLWNAKIAEPLKRKSSSVKNSGMAGIAPVGSQLDARECDAKMTELPNADGEDFLTSNDEVYDSFESMGLQENLLRGIYAYGVEKPSPVQQRGLVPFCKGLDVIQQAQSGSGKTATLCLGILQQLDYNAVDCQALVLVPSPELARKTERVMHSLGNYLGVKVCACEGCDRVPEDQGNFSHGVHVVVGSPDCVFDMLRRQSLRPDYVKTVVLNQADEMISRGFKNKIYDIFQLLAPKIQVGVFLATMPPEALEITRKLMNKPVRILVKLGEFTPEREEMKLETLSGLSQTDEAAMCWLDKRCRLWKPKNIITKGKLVNKKILD; encoded by the exons ATGCGTCATGAAATAAGGAAGAGCCTAATTTTTGCTGTTGATGCACCAAGCCTTGAAAGTCTGAGTATATCATATTTTGGTCGAACATGGCGTGTTCTTCAACTGCCTGCATCTCAAAATTTGAGAGAACTGGTGCTTTTGAACACATATATTACAAATACATTCTTCAATGACTGGCCGAGCATATTTCCAAGGCTTGAGATTTTGGAACTCCATCACTGCCATGGCTTCCAGAATATCAATTTAAGAAGCCACTCACTAAAGCACATACGGTTTTCGTTCGCTGCAGAGTCATTGGTCGAATTAGATGCCCCAAATATCATTGACATGAAAATTAGTGTTTCAGCAGAAACCATGCAAAAGGTGTCTTTTAAAGGGGCTCTCCCACGGCAATGTGTGTCTGATTTGTGTATTATACCGTGCTATTGGTCGTCTATTGATGTCTCATGGTTTATGAAATTAAATGAGTTGCTATCAAACCTCAACCCATCAAAGATTTCACTTCACATTTGTTGTGCAAGTCCTCTTTCTGAACATGCTAGCTTCGAGGGCATTCCAACTTTTGATGCTCACCCTGTTGATATTGAACATTTGGACTTGACAGAATCTCGAGCAGATTTACCACGTTATTTaacttttcttgatggtttGTTTTGGGCTTGTCGTCCTAAGCATTTTGTCCTGCATTGGTTGACTCCTTTGGCCTATCTTCccgtcaaaattttcttttataagaAGTTCATAACCGACCAAAGAAGTCGGGTGTTCAGCAATTGGACTCATACTTTAAGCTTTTGGCAACATTATTTGAAGAAGACAGAAATTCATTTCTATGATATGACTGGAAAAAAGTGCGGTCAGCAAGATTATTTGCATTGGCAGAAAGTATCAAAGATCATATTGCATTTAGATTGGAGTGCAAGTTCAAATCTTTGGAATGCTAAAATAGCCGAGCCCTTGAAGCGAAAGAGTTCATCAGTGAAAAATTCAG GCATGGCTGGCATTGCACCAGTGGGATCCCAACTTGATGCACGTGAATGTGATGCCAAAATGACTGAGTT GCCTAATGCTGATGGAGAGGATTTTTTAACTTCGAATGATGAGGTCTATGACAGTTTTGAGTCCATGGGTTTGCAGGAGAACCTTCTCAGGGGCATTTATGCTTATG GTGTTGAAAAGCCATCTCCTGTTCAACAAAGGGGACTTGTTCCCTTCTGCAAGGGACTAGATGTCATTCAGCAGGCACAGTCTGGATCTGGAAAGACAGCAACTCTATGCTTAGGAATCCTCCAGCAGCTAGACTACAATGCGGTTGACTGTCAGGCACTTGTTCTTGTCCCCAGCCCTGAGCTTGCCAGGAAAACTGAGAGGGTTATGCATTCTCTAGGTAACTATCTTGGCGTGAAGGTTTGTGCTTGCGAGGGATGTGACCGTGTTCCTGAGGATCAGGGCAATTTTTCCCATGGGGTTCACGTTGTTGTTGGCAGTCCTGACTGTGTATTTGACATGTTGAGGAGACAGTCACTCAGGCCTGATTATGTCAAAACGGTTGTGCTGAATCAAGCTGATGAAATGATTTCCAGAGGTTTCAAGAATAAG ATTTATGATATTTTCCAGCTTTTGGCACCCAAGATTCAGGTTGGTGTATTCTTAGCTACAATGCCCCCTGAGGCCTTGGAAATCACAAGGAAGTTAATGAATAAACCTGTAAGGATTCTGGTGAAGCTTGGCGAGTTCACTCCTGAAAGGGAGGAAATGAAGCTTGAAACACTGTCTGGTCTTTCCCAGACTGATGAAGCAGCTATGTGCTGGTTGGATAAGCGTTGCCGTCTTTGGAAGCCTAAGAATATTATTACAAAGGGGAAACTTGTAAACAAGAAAATTCTGGATTAA